A single genomic interval of Aureibacillus halotolerans harbors:
- a CDS encoding D-alanyl-D-alanine carboxypeptidase family protein, whose protein sequence is MGKRLKMAGLLLCIFTLSNGITMNSVKAEEIGLTPNASSAMLIEQSSGQMLYEKDSREKLPPASMTKIMTMLLVMEALEKGELTLDEKVTASEHAASMGGSQIFLEAGESMTVDDLLKGVAIASGNDASMALAEHLAGTEDAFVEKMNQRVKSLGLTDTHFVNPTGLPAKDHYSTAHDMAMMARELLKHENITTYTGTYEDHLRQQSDDPFWLVNTNRLVKFYDGADGLKTGFTSEAKYCLTATAKRNGMRVIAVVMGAPTSKERNGQIVKMFDYAFNRFETHKLYEKDVAVGTIRVEKGQRKHVNAVTETPVSILTPKGTDVSTLTTFIKLDGPLNAPLAKGDRAGEIHVKQDGKTVSKTTLVIQEDVDDASWWTLFKRSLAAVSGQ, encoded by the coding sequence ATGGGTAAACGGTTAAAAATGGCTGGATTGCTTCTTTGCATCTTCACATTGAGTAACGGAATCACCATGAATTCAGTAAAGGCTGAAGAGATTGGCTTAACACCAAATGCCTCGTCAGCCATGCTCATTGAACAATCCTCTGGACAAATGTTATATGAGAAAGATAGCAGGGAAAAGCTGCCACCAGCTTCAATGACAAAAATTATGACAATGTTGCTTGTCATGGAGGCGTTGGAAAAAGGCGAGCTCACTCTTGATGAAAAGGTTACTGCCAGTGAACACGCTGCCTCAATGGGAGGATCGCAAATCTTTTTAGAAGCTGGCGAATCCATGACCGTGGATGACCTATTAAAAGGCGTGGCGATTGCGTCAGGCAATGACGCGTCGATGGCGTTAGCTGAACATTTAGCCGGCACTGAGGATGCGTTCGTTGAAAAAATGAATCAGCGGGTCAAATCGCTAGGTTTAACCGATACGCATTTTGTGAATCCAACAGGGCTGCCTGCGAAAGATCATTATAGCACTGCGCACGATATGGCCATGATGGCCCGGGAGCTTCTTAAACATGAAAACATTACAACGTACACTGGAACTTACGAGGACCATCTTCGTCAGCAGTCGGATGATCCGTTTTGGCTTGTCAACACGAACAGACTCGTTAAATTTTATGACGGTGCTGACGGGTTAAAAACGGGCTTTACTTCGGAGGCAAAATATTGCTTGACAGCGACAGCAAAACGCAATGGAATGCGCGTCATTGCCGTTGTCATGGGAGCACCTACGTCTAAGGAGCGAAACGGCCAAATTGTTAAAATGTTTGATTACGCGTTTAATCGATTTGAAACGCACAAACTTTATGAGAAAGACGTTGCTGTTGGAACAATACGCGTTGAAAAGGGGCAGCGAAAGCATGTCAATGCCGTCACTGAAACACCTGTGTCTATACTTACCCCAAAAGGAACTGATGTATCAACATTAACGACATTCATTAAGCTCGATGGCCCTCTCAACGCTCCGCTAGCGAAAGGAGATAGAGCAGGTGAGATTCATGTCAAACAGGATGGCAAGACCGTCTCGAAAACCACGTTGGTCATCCAAGAGGATGTTGATGATGCGAGCTGGTGGACGTTATTCAAACGTTCCCTCGCCGCTGTTTCGGGGCAATAA
- the spoIIAA gene encoding anti-sigma F factor antagonist produces MSLEVKMNVKNDVLCVRLVGELDHHEADTLRETLVAKFAESGTKHLILNLEALSFMDSSGLGVILGRYKQVQKLGGQVYVCAISKPVQRLFEMSGMFKIIAVAENENVCLEALGVA; encoded by the coding sequence ATGAGCTTAGAAGTGAAGATGAATGTTAAAAACGATGTGCTTTGTGTACGACTCGTTGGAGAGCTGGATCATCATGAGGCGGATACGCTTCGGGAAACCCTAGTCGCTAAGTTTGCAGAGAGTGGGACGAAGCATTTGATCTTAAACTTAGAAGCACTGTCCTTTATGGATAGCTCAGGATTGGGCGTCATACTTGGAAGGTACAAGCAGGTTCAAAAACTTGGAGGGCAAGTGTATGTTTGCGCAATATCGAAGCCCGTCCAACGTCTATTTGAAATGTCAGGGATGTTTAAAATCATTGCGGTGGCAGAAAACGAAAACGTCTGTCTAGAAGCCTTGGGGGTGGCCTAA
- a CDS encoding purine-nucleoside phosphorylase, whose protein sequence is MENIWENSEAAVAFIRQKTNLKPVLGCVLGSGLGQFADGLEEAVRIPFEDVPGCKPSTVAGHSGAFIIGTYRDVPMVIMQGRYHYYEGYSMPEVTFPIRVMHQLGCRELIVTNACGGMDESFSPGQFMLITDHLNLTGDHPLIGKNDERFGPRFPDLSSAYDQEWQQVARTAAGSVDVTLQQGVYAAISGPSYLSHAELRMLRTLGADAVGMSTVPEVIVARHMGMRVLGISCITDLALGTATESLTHEEVVAVADAASAQFVQLLTTIVELAKKERFV, encoded by the coding sequence ATGGAAAACATTTGGGAGAATAGTGAAGCAGCTGTAGCGTTTATTCGCCAAAAAACAAATCTAAAACCAGTGTTAGGTTGTGTGCTTGGGTCAGGGCTTGGTCAATTTGCCGATGGATTAGAGGAAGCTGTGCGTATTCCATTTGAAGACGTACCGGGTTGCAAACCTTCTACAGTTGCAGGACATTCTGGCGCTTTTATTATCGGCACGTATCGTGACGTACCGATGGTGATCATGCAAGGAAGGTACCATTATTATGAAGGCTACAGCATGCCAGAGGTTACGTTTCCGATACGCGTCATGCATCAGCTTGGTTGTCGAGAGCTCATTGTGACCAACGCCTGTGGTGGGATGGACGAATCTTTTTCACCAGGTCAATTTATGCTGATTACAGATCATCTTAATCTTACTGGAGATCATCCATTGATCGGGAAAAACGATGAGCGATTTGGTCCGCGATTCCCTGATCTTTCTTCTGCGTATGATCAAGAGTGGCAACAAGTTGCACGAACCGCTGCAGGATCTGTTGATGTGACTCTACAACAAGGCGTGTATGCGGCGATATCTGGACCGTCGTATCTTTCCCATGCTGAATTACGTATGCTACGTACGCTTGGTGCTGACGCTGTCGGGATGTCGACAGTGCCAGAAGTGATTGTGGCTCGGCATATGGGAATGCGTGTGCTTGGCATTTCTTGTATCACGGACCTGGCTCTCGGAACCGCCACAGAATCCCTTACTCATGAAGAGGTTGTCGCCGTAGCTGATGCGGCAAGTGCGCAATTCGTCCAATTGCTAACAACGATTGTCGAGCTTGCTAAAAAGGAGCGATTCGTATGA
- a CDS encoding phosphopentomutase: protein MNQLFQRAVVVVLDSVGIGAADDAKEFGDLGAHTLGHLADVTSDGLHVPALEAMGLGHLAELNGVAKVDEPSAFHTIMKPVANGKDTMTGHWELMGVVVDEPFQTYPDGFPEEVIKRIEQESGRRVIGNVPASGTEIIKQFGPQQLKDGSLIVYTSADSVLQIAAHEEVIPLEELYEICERIRSWTKEPPHLVGRIIARPYRGKSGQFTRTSNRRDYALKPYGPTTLTTLKEHSLAVIGIGKIADIYDGEGITESIKTKSNDDGVDQLLTVLKREPEQGLVFVNLVDFDALYGHRRDPKGYKEALEAFDKRLPEITAALNESDVLIITADHGNDPTATGTDHTRENVPLLLYSPRWKEGKALPERQSFCDLGAFISENFQVPKGKHGTSFFGELGESNDG from the coding sequence GTGAACCAATTATTTCAAAGAGCGGTTGTCGTTGTTTTAGATTCAGTTGGTATCGGCGCGGCCGATGATGCCAAAGAATTTGGTGACTTAGGAGCACATACGCTTGGTCACTTGGCGGACGTCACATCAGATGGTCTTCATGTCCCTGCACTTGAAGCGATGGGACTGGGCCATCTAGCAGAGCTTAACGGTGTTGCAAAAGTCGATGAACCTAGCGCGTTCCATACGATAATGAAGCCAGTTGCCAATGGCAAGGATACGATGACAGGGCATTGGGAGCTAATGGGTGTTGTCGTAGACGAGCCTTTTCAAACGTACCCCGATGGATTTCCCGAGGAAGTGATTAAACGAATTGAACAAGAATCGGGAAGACGTGTCATTGGGAATGTGCCAGCCTCGGGCACGGAGATTATTAAACAATTTGGTCCACAGCAACTTAAGGACGGCTCATTAATCGTGTATACGTCTGCGGATTCTGTGCTTCAGATTGCGGCCCACGAAGAAGTCATTCCGTTAGAAGAATTATATGAGATATGTGAGAGAATTCGTTCTTGGACGAAAGAACCTCCCCACCTTGTTGGAAGAATTATAGCACGTCCATATAGAGGTAAATCAGGTCAATTTACGCGGACAAGCAATCGGCGCGATTATGCGTTAAAGCCCTATGGACCAACGACGTTAACGACGTTGAAAGAGCATTCTCTTGCCGTTATTGGCATTGGGAAGATCGCCGACATATACGATGGAGAAGGCATTACAGAGAGCATTAAAACGAAATCGAACGACGATGGTGTCGATCAGCTTTTAACCGTTCTAAAGCGTGAACCAGAACAAGGTCTCGTTTTTGTAAACCTCGTCGACTTTGATGCGTTGTATGGCCACCGACGCGATCCGAAAGGATATAAGGAGGCCTTAGAGGCGTTCGACAAGCGCTTACCTGAGATTACTGCTGCGCTAAACGAGTCCGATGTGCTAATTATTACGGCAGACCATGGAAACGACCCGACCGCCACTGGGACCGATCATACGAGAGAAAATGTACCATTACTGTTGTATAGTCCACGATGGAAAGAGGGCAAAGCACTCCCAGAACGACAAAGCTTTTGTGATCTTGGTGCTTTCATTTCTGAAAACTTTCAAGTGCCTAAAGGAAAACACGGCACAAGCTTTTTTGGAGAGCTGGGTGAGTCCAATGACGGATAA
- the sigF gene encoding RNA polymerase sporulation sigma factor SigF, with the protein MDVEVKKQTAFLKDEEVKALIRLSHDGDQEARDHIVQKNIRLVWSVVQRFLNRGYDQDDLFQIGCIGLLKSVDKFDLSYDVKFSTYAVPMIIGEIQRFIRDDGTVKVSRSLKETGNKIRRARDELTKSLSRSPTISEIAEALEISTEDVVMAQEASRNPSSIHETVYENDGDPITLLDQIADDTQHKWFDQMALEETIRALNERERLIIYLRYYKDQTQSEVAHRLGISQVQVSRLEKKILEHMKEQMG; encoded by the coding sequence ATGGATGTGGAGGTCAAAAAACAAACGGCGTTTCTAAAAGACGAAGAAGTCAAAGCTTTAATTCGTTTAAGCCATGATGGAGACCAGGAAGCAAGAGACCACATTGTACAGAAAAACATCAGGCTTGTCTGGTCTGTCGTGCAACGATTTCTAAATCGTGGCTATGATCAAGACGATTTGTTTCAGATTGGTTGTATAGGATTACTGAAATCGGTCGATAAATTTGATCTGAGCTATGACGTGAAATTTTCCACGTATGCCGTACCAATGATTATTGGCGAAATTCAGCGTTTTATTCGCGATGACGGTACTGTAAAAGTAAGCCGATCCTTAAAAGAAACAGGCAACAAAATTCGTAGAGCACGAGACGAATTGACAAAATCCCTCAGTCGTTCACCGACGATTTCAGAAATCGCCGAAGCTCTGGAAATCTCAACAGAAGATGTCGTGATGGCTCAAGAAGCGAGTAGGAACCCGTCATCCATTCATGAGACTGTTTATGAAAACGATGGGGACCCTATTACGCTGCTTGACCAAATCGCCGATGATACGCAGCATAAATGGTTTGATCAAATGGCGCTAGAGGAGACGATTCGCGCTTTAAACGAGCGTGAACGACTGATCATTTATTTGCGCTATTACAAAGATCAAACGCAATCAGAGGTGGCCCATCGTTTGGGCATTTCACAAGTCCAAGTGTCACGTTTAGAGAAAAAAATTCTTGAACATATGAAAGAGCAAATGGGTTAA
- a CDS encoding purine-nucleoside phosphorylase has protein sequence MTDKLTAAVEYLESNNIGSPKIGLILGSGMGNTVDNYPVLQSIGYEQIPGFKQPTVAGHQGQLKMTNHYGVDVIWMQGRLHYYEGHSVEDMVFPIRVMKELGVQKLLITNAAGGVSTYFHEGDFMVLDGHLGLANMTFSSAAAPGSYCPQMRTNAMEAASNVPNLTMHAGVYAMVSGPSYETPAEVKMLRTLGADAVGMSTVPEVLTAQQLGMKVLGISCITNMASGITNAPLSHEEVMETSSRVKADFADWLDRWLALETKGESDDGKHLGE, from the coding sequence ATGACGGATAAGCTTACAGCAGCGGTAGAGTACCTTGAGTCAAACAATATTGGCTCCCCTAAGATAGGACTTATTCTCGGATCAGGCATGGGAAATACCGTCGACAACTATCCTGTTTTACAATCGATTGGGTATGAGCAAATTCCAGGATTTAAACAACCAACTGTTGCAGGCCATCAAGGCCAGCTGAAAATGACGAATCATTACGGGGTAGATGTGATCTGGATGCAAGGGCGCTTGCATTATTATGAAGGTCATTCAGTAGAAGATATGGTGTTCCCCATCCGCGTGATGAAGGAACTTGGCGTTCAAAAGCTCCTCATTACCAATGCGGCGGGAGGGGTGTCGACGTATTTTCATGAAGGTGATTTTATGGTGCTAGATGGGCATTTAGGACTTGCCAACATGACCTTTTCATCGGCTGCTGCGCCGGGCTCCTATTGTCCACAAATGCGTACCAATGCGATGGAGGCCGCTTCGAATGTACCAAATCTAACGATGCATGCTGGTGTGTATGCCATGGTTAGCGGTCCCTCCTATGAAACTCCTGCAGAGGTCAAGATGTTGCGTACACTTGGAGCTGACGCTGTTGGAATGTCGACAGTGCCAGAGGTTCTTACAGCCCAACAGTTAGGTATGAAGGTTCTCGGTATTTCCTGCATCACTAACATGGCGTCTGGCATAACGAATGCGCCTCTTTCTCATGAAGAGGTGATGGAGACGTCCTCACGTGTGAAAGCGGATTTTGCCGATTGGTTAGACCGTTGGCTTGCGTTAGAAACGAAAGGAGAGAGTGATGATGGAAAACATTTGGGAGAATAG
- a CDS encoding spore germination protein has translation MAKETKTKTKTPISTNIKEVESYFKHHLGMDVSFDVGVRRLLVLDKQVHIYYVTGLCESRLIAEIIEELVHLNEVEKSDSDVAEVVHNRLLHQQVATCKTYDEACDQVLSGLIFIAIDGENRGFIVDVRKYPGRSPKEPDTEKVVRGSRDGYTENIIENTALTRRRIRDERLRFKMVHVGERSKTDICIVYLQDVADEELVDLIGKQLDKIDIDGLPMSDKTVEEFVVKQGYNPFPLVRYTERPDVASSHLLEGHVLIFVDTSPSVIITPTTFFHHVQHAEEFRQAPLMGAFYRWVRFLGMIAALFLTPLWFLFVVEPSLLAEQLGFIGPDKETNIPIVAQLLLADFGIDLMRMAAIHTPTSLSTAMGLIAAVLIGQIAIEVGLFTNEVILYVAVAAIGSFATPSYELSIANKVARLLFIISVFFFQVPGFVIAVTVFVLFLVSITSLQTPYLWPLLPFNAKAFWHVLMRVSVPLANTRPSIVKPRNRKSQPGK, from the coding sequence ATGGCGAAAGAAACGAAGACGAAGACAAAAACGCCCATCAGCACAAACATTAAAGAAGTCGAAAGCTATTTTAAGCATCATTTAGGGATGGATGTGTCATTTGACGTTGGCGTCAGACGGCTGCTTGTTTTGGATAAGCAAGTGCACATCTATTATGTGACTGGTCTTTGTGAATCACGATTGATTGCCGAAATCATCGAAGAACTTGTCCATCTAAACGAAGTCGAAAAAAGCGACAGTGATGTTGCAGAAGTGGTCCATAACCGCTTACTTCATCAGCAGGTGGCGACGTGCAAAACGTACGATGAAGCGTGTGACCAAGTCCTGTCAGGTTTGATCTTTATCGCTATTGACGGAGAGAATCGAGGTTTTATTGTTGATGTCCGAAAATATCCAGGAAGATCACCTAAAGAGCCTGATACGGAAAAGGTCGTTCGTGGCTCAAGGGATGGGTATACAGAAAACATTATCGAAAATACGGCACTAACCCGTCGTAGAATTCGTGATGAACGTCTTCGATTTAAAATGGTTCATGTCGGTGAACGCTCAAAAACCGATATTTGTATCGTCTATTTACAAGATGTCGCCGATGAAGAGCTCGTCGATCTCATTGGCAAGCAGCTTGATAAAATTGATATTGATGGATTGCCGATGAGTGATAAAACTGTTGAGGAATTTGTTGTCAAGCAAGGGTACAACCCTTTTCCTCTTGTCAGATATACGGAGAGACCAGACGTGGCTTCATCGCATTTGTTAGAAGGTCATGTGCTCATTTTTGTCGACACATCTCCTAGTGTTATCATTACGCCAACAACGTTTTTTCACCATGTGCAGCACGCGGAGGAATTTCGTCAAGCTCCTTTGATGGGTGCCTTTTATCGCTGGGTTCGCTTTTTAGGTATGATTGCCGCATTGTTTTTAACCCCGCTCTGGTTTTTATTTGTAGTAGAGCCTTCTCTACTCGCTGAACAACTTGGGTTTATCGGGCCAGACAAAGAAACAAATATCCCCATTGTTGCCCAGCTGTTGCTTGCTGATTTTGGGATTGACTTGATGAGAATGGCTGCCATTCACACACCGACGTCTCTATCAACCGCGATGGGGTTAATTGCAGCGGTCTTAATTGGACAAATCGCCATTGAAGTAGGTTTATTCACAAATGAAGTTATTTTGTATGTTGCTGTTGCAGCGATTGGATCATTCGCCACACCTAGCTATGAGCTTAGCATCGCGAATAAAGTGGCCAGGCTTCTCTTTATCATCTCCGTATTTTTCTTTCAAGTACCTGGATTTGTTATTGCAGTCACCGTTTTTGTTCTGTTTCTTGTTTCCATCACATCGTTGCAAACGCCCTACCTTTGGCCATTGCTCCCGTTTAATGCGAAAGCGTTTTGGCATGTTCTTATGCGTGTGTCTGTTCCATTGGCCAATACAAGGCCAAGCATCGTCAAGCCAAGAAACCGAAAATCACAACCAGGAAAATAA
- a CDS encoding stage V sporulation protein AE, whose translation MTTKNVIFVTDGDEYAERNLVFAAKTFNAECLLQSRGNPSLRTGKQLLDDIQKSNSDLLFLMFDDCGSTGTGPGEMAMLEIAADPSVKLLGVVAVASKTRKGGGEWTLVNVSIDRYGELTQHSIDKSGVQDIEIGRIHGDTVDCLQKLPTNLIVGIGDIGKMDGRDDVKKGAPITCLAISTILERSGFLYGERNEDEDKNAHQHKH comes from the coding sequence TTGACGACGAAAAATGTCATTTTTGTTACAGATGGTGATGAATATGCAGAGCGGAACCTCGTCTTTGCAGCCAAGACATTTAATGCTGAATGTCTTCTCCAATCCAGAGGCAATCCATCTCTTAGAACAGGGAAGCAACTGTTGGATGATATTCAGAAATCGAATAGCGATTTGCTGTTCTTGATGTTTGATGATTGTGGATCAACCGGTACGGGTCCGGGCGAGATGGCAATGCTTGAAATTGCGGCTGATCCTTCTGTGAAGCTTTTAGGCGTCGTAGCGGTAGCCTCCAAAACGCGGAAAGGTGGCGGTGAGTGGACGCTCGTCAATGTGTCTATTGATCGCTATGGGGAATTGACTCAGCACTCTATAGATAAAAGTGGTGTCCAGGATATTGAGATTGGGCGTATTCATGGCGATACCGTAGATTGTTTGCAGAAGCTTCCGACGAACCTCATTGTCGGCATTGGCGATATCGGCAAAATGGACGGACGTGACGATGTGAAAAAAGGTGCACCGATTACGTGCCTAGCGATCAGTACGATACTCGAGAGGAGCGGCTTTCTTTATGGCGAAAGAAACGAAGACGAAGACAAAAACGCCCATCAGCACAAACATTAA
- a CDS encoding stage V sporulation protein AA has translation MIQDSIIRMRPHIVVEPNAVVSLRDVAQIITEEPYASDLESLVIHQVTTADRNLVVIDVVKAIRCIRERFPGLPVQSLGATQTIVTVNYKKKRLTPLLFVGVWLLLFIGAGLAIMNFHEDVSMGAVHQKLFYLLTGVENEEPLLLQIPYSIGLGLGMILFFNHIFKKRINEEPSPLEVEMFKYQQDLDQYVAIHENKEIDKQKDAH, from the coding sequence ATGATCCAAGATAGTATCATACGGATGAGACCTCATATCGTTGTAGAGCCGAATGCCGTCGTGTCCCTCCGTGATGTCGCACAAATCATCACAGAAGAACCATATGCAAGCGACCTTGAATCACTCGTTATCCACCAAGTGACAACAGCGGATCGTAATCTTGTTGTAATCGATGTCGTCAAAGCAATCCGGTGTATACGTGAGCGATTCCCTGGCCTTCCTGTACAATCCTTAGGGGCAACTCAGACGATTGTCACCGTTAACTACAAGAAGAAAAGGCTTACGCCGCTTCTATTTGTAGGTGTGTGGTTGTTATTGTTCATTGGCGCTGGACTGGCCATAATGAATTTCCATGAGGATGTCAGCATGGGGGCTGTGCATCAGAAGTTATTTTATTTGCTAACTGGAGTCGAAAATGAAGAACCACTATTGCTTCAAATTCCATACTCCATTGGACTAGGCCTTGGCATGATCTTATTCTTTAACCACATATTCAAAAAGCGGATCAATGAGGAGCCGAGTCCTCTCGAGGTCGAGATGTTCAAATATCAGCAAGATCTTGATCAGTATGTTGCGATTCATGAAAATAAAGAAATCGATAAACAAAAAGATGCTCACTAA
- the spoIIAB gene encoding anti-sigma F factor, which produces MRNEMHIRFSAVSENESFARVAVAAFLTNVNPTLDELTEIKTVVSEAVTNSIIHGYDHDAEKFIELSAVLEEGKLDIVVRDEGHGISDIPEAMEPLYSSKPELERSGMGFTIMENFMDEVSVESGPGQGTVVRLTKYFAAKKALCN; this is translated from the coding sequence ATGAGAAATGAAATGCATATTCGGTTTTCGGCTGTTAGTGAAAATGAGTCTTTTGCACGTGTCGCCGTTGCTGCCTTTTTGACCAATGTGAATCCTACCCTTGATGAACTCACAGAAATCAAAACCGTTGTATCGGAAGCAGTAACGAATTCAATTATTCATGGCTATGATCATGATGCAGAGAAGTTTATTGAGTTATCCGCAGTGCTTGAGGAAGGGAAGTTAGACATTGTCGTTCGTGACGAAGGTCATGGCATAAGTGATATCCCTGAAGCGATGGAGCCATTGTATTCCTCAAAGCCAGAGCTTGAACGATCAGGTATGGGATTTACCATCATGGAAAACTTCATGGATGAAGTCAGTGTAGAGTCTGGACCAGGTCAAGGAACTGTTGTTCGTCTAACAAAGTATTTTGCAGCGAAAAAAGCACTCTGCAACTAA
- a CDS encoding thymidine phosphorylase — MRMTDVIERKRDGKALTGEEIKALVKGYTEDSIPDYQMSAFLMAVYYEGMSDEEVAALTDAMATSGETLDYASLGNKTVDKHSTGGVGDKTTFVVAPLAASCGIIVPKMSGRGLGHTGGTIDKLEAIPGFKTDATKEEFNTLLKTYGMAVVGQTQDLAPADKKIYALRDVTATVESLPLIASSVMSKKIAAGAKGIVLDVKVGSGAFMKSADEARKLASTMVSIGEALGRKTIALLTNMDQPLGYTIGNLLEVEEAIDTLKGEGPEDVTELSVQLVARMLMCTDESITFDKAYETVKAKLLSGEALEKFISYSESRGADRALFSSFSSLYEGVETIDLYPEQEGYIHRFDTQGIGRAAMWLGAGRADKTSQIDPAVGLKLLKKSGDFVSTDTPWVRLYVRKGTSCEDTKRLLQECIELGAAAPDTLPLIIDTVTA, encoded by the coding sequence ATGAGAATGACAGACGTGATTGAACGGAAACGCGACGGAAAAGCACTAACAGGCGAGGAAATAAAAGCGCTTGTCAAAGGCTATACAGAAGACTCGATTCCAGATTATCAAATGAGTGCCTTCCTGATGGCCGTTTATTACGAAGGCATGTCAGATGAAGAGGTTGCTGCGCTCACAGATGCGATGGCAACCTCTGGTGAAACATTGGATTATGCTTCTCTAGGCAATAAAACCGTAGATAAGCATTCGACGGGTGGCGTAGGCGATAAAACAACTTTTGTGGTTGCGCCACTCGCCGCAAGCTGTGGCATTATCGTTCCGAAAATGTCAGGTCGTGGCCTCGGTCATACCGGTGGCACGATCGACAAGCTTGAGGCGATCCCGGGTTTTAAAACCGATGCCACGAAGGAAGAGTTTAATACACTTCTGAAAACGTATGGCATGGCAGTTGTCGGGCAGACTCAGGACTTGGCGCCAGCTGACAAAAAAATATATGCCTTACGTGATGTCACCGCAACGGTCGAATCGCTCCCGTTAATTGCGAGCTCTGTGATGAGTAAAAAAATTGCGGCAGGCGCAAAAGGCATCGTGTTGGATGTCAAAGTTGGATCAGGAGCGTTTATGAAGTCTGCTGACGAAGCGAGGAAGTTAGCTTCAACAATGGTGTCCATCGGCGAAGCCCTTGGCCGAAAGACGATCGCTCTGTTAACAAACATGGATCAGCCTCTTGGCTATACGATTGGCAATTTGCTCGAGGTAGAGGAAGCGATTGACACGCTTAAGGGAGAAGGTCCTGAGGACGTTACAGAATTAAGTGTGCAGCTTGTTGCCCGCATGCTCATGTGTACAGATGAGTCGATCACGTTTGATAAGGCATACGAAACAGTCAAAGCGAAGCTGCTGAGCGGTGAGGCGTTGGAGAAATTTATTTCGTATAGCGAGAGCCGAGGTGCCGACAGAGCCTTGTTTTCGTCTTTTTCATCGCTCTATGAAGGCGTCGAAACCATTGATTTGTATCCTGAACAAGAAGGTTACATCCACCGTTTTGATACGCAAGGAATCGGGCGAGCGGCCATGTGGCTAGGTGCAGGTCGAGCAGACAAAACAAGTCAAATTGATCCTGCGGTTGGGTTAAAGTTATTGAAAAAAAGCGGCGATTTCGTGAGCACCGACACCCCTTGGGTCCGGCTCTATGTGAGAAAAGGGACAAGCTGCGAGGATACGAAACGTCTTTTGCAGGAATGCATTGAACTGGGAGCAGCTGCCCCGGATACACTGCCTTTAATTATTGATACCGTTACAGCATAA
- a CDS encoding stage V sporulation protein AB — protein sequence MLTNLLVIFLGLAGGLAVGSGFVAFLSVLGIIPRLMQLTKTGHRMHQYEWAIVSGALCSTWIGLRSIPLYMGIWVTIPVGLFCGMFIGMLAAALTEVLNVFPILAKRIGIEAQMIGLLMAIVFGKVLGSLFHWIIFVK from the coding sequence ATGCTCACTAACCTCTTGGTAATTTTTTTAGGACTGGCTGGAGGGCTAGCTGTAGGTTCAGGGTTTGTCGCCTTTTTAAGCGTTTTAGGTATCATTCCACGTTTAATGCAACTTACCAAAACGGGTCACCGAATGCATCAATATGAATGGGCGATTGTTTCCGGCGCTTTGTGTAGCACATGGATTGGTCTTCGATCGATCCCGCTGTACATGGGCATTTGGGTAACGATCCCGGTAGGATTATTTTGTGGCATGTTTATCGGCATGCTTGCAGCTGCGTTAACCGAGGTACTGAATGTATTTCCAATCCTCGCAAAGCGAATTGGTATTGAAGCACAAATGATTGGGTTGCTGATGGCCATTGTCTTTGGAAAAGTATTAGGCTCACTATTTCATTGGATCATTTTCGTGAAGTGA